From a region of the Paenibacillus lutimineralis genome:
- a CDS encoding MFS transporter gives MSSVQYTTKQQEHLTSYIHSPENQQKLYRRTLATVIFSQIFGGAGLAAGITVGALLAQDMLGTDNFTGVPTALFTLGSAVAAFLVGRFSQKSGRRLGLGLGFLAGGLGAIGVVISALLNSIVLLMISLLIYGAGSATNLQARYAGTDLANSKQRATAASMAMVFTTFGAVAGPNLVEVTGQLAFSIGVPRLAGPFILAAIAYFLAGIVLLLFLRPDPLLVANAITDLSSHHTNPSSGVGRVDRQVGKRGIIIGAAIMILTQIVMVAIMTMTPVHMKHHGHGLSEVGLVIGFHIGSMYLPSLITGVLVDKVGRMIMAIASGVTLLLAGVVAALAPGDSLTVLIVALSLLGLGWNFGLISGTALIVDSTSPSNRAKVQGSVDVLIALAGASGGALSGIVVAQSSYAFLSFAGSILSLLLILMMIWLQRKNRSIG, from the coding sequence TATTTTCTCTCAAATTTTTGGTGGGGCTGGGCTTGCAGCAGGAATAACTGTGGGTGCTTTATTAGCTCAAGATATGTTGGGAACAGATAATTTTACTGGCGTCCCAACAGCTTTATTTACTCTGGGATCTGCTGTGGCCGCCTTTCTAGTAGGCCGCTTTTCTCAAAAATCTGGAAGACGTCTTGGACTTGGTTTAGGTTTTCTCGCAGGCGGGCTTGGAGCGATCGGAGTTGTAATATCTGCTCTTTTAAACAGTATTGTATTACTTATGATATCACTTCTTATTTATGGCGCGGGTTCAGCCACAAATTTACAAGCACGTTATGCTGGTACTGACCTAGCTAATTCTAAGCAGCGAGCGACTGCCGCGAGTATGGCAATGGTATTTACGACATTTGGAGCGGTTGCAGGACCGAACTTGGTAGAGGTGACAGGACAGCTTGCATTTTCTATCGGAGTTCCCCGCCTGGCAGGTCCGTTTATATTGGCTGCGATCGCCTATTTTTTAGCAGGAATCGTTCTACTCTTGTTCCTTCGTCCCGATCCATTACTAGTGGCAAATGCGATTACTGATCTGTCCAGTCATCATACTAATCCTTCTTCTGGTGTAGGAAGAGTAGATAGACAAGTAGGAAAACGCGGAATAATTATTGGAGCTGCAATCATGATTTTGACTCAGATTGTGATGGTAGCCATCATGACAATGACTCCTGTTCATATGAAGCATCATGGACACGGATTAAGTGAAGTAGGATTGGTTATTGGTTTTCATATTGGCTCCATGTATCTTCCATCTCTAATTACAGGGGTTCTGGTTGATAAAGTTGGACGTATGATCATGGCGATCGCTTCGGGTGTTACTTTGCTTCTTGCAGGTGTGGTCGCTGCTCTGGCACCAGGTGACTCTTTGACCGTCTTAATCGTAGCGCTATCTCTATTAGGATTGGGCTGGAACTTTGGATTAATCAGTGGTACGGCACTTATTGTGGATTCAACCTCGCCATCCAATCGAGCTAAAGTTCAAGGATCTGTTGACGTACTGATTGCATTGGCAGGTGCTTCTGGGGGAGCGTTGTCCGGTATTGTTGTTGCTCAATCTAGCTATGCTTTTCTTTCTTTTGCTGGAAGTATTCTTTCTCTTTTACTAATTCTAATGATGATATGGTTACAAAGAAAGAATAGATCGATTGGTTAA